From Pandoraea norimbergensis, the proteins below share one genomic window:
- a CDS encoding LysR family transcriptional regulator has translation MNLEMSDLRAFVAIAERGSFRAAAEEIHLSQSALSRRIAKMESTLGVRLLERTTRRVDLTVFGRDFARKARDLLNEFEESLRGLTDGATRMGGEVTLACVPSAVRHFLPEVLRRYHETYPRVLIRVNDSGASDVLSSVARAEADFGLNYLGAQEDNIEFAPILKEPFVLACRADHPLAARKRVKWSELKDHDYLSVAKASGNRFVLDLALAETPDLPRSFCEVRHVMSVVSLVEAGLGIAAVPRLAMPPGAHPVLRSVPLVEPAVTRTMGLIRRRGLVLSSAAQHLYDTILAFAEGKD, from the coding sequence ATGAATCTGGAAATGAGCGACCTGCGCGCCTTCGTGGCGATCGCCGAGCGGGGCAGCTTCCGGGCCGCCGCCGAGGAAATTCATCTGTCGCAATCGGCCCTGTCGAGACGGATTGCCAAGATGGAGAGCACGCTGGGTGTTCGCCTGCTTGAGCGGACCACACGCCGCGTCGACCTGACAGTCTTCGGGCGAGACTTCGCCCGTAAGGCGCGTGACCTGCTGAACGAGTTCGAGGAGAGCCTGCGAGGTCTAACCGACGGCGCCACACGCATGGGAGGCGAAGTGACGCTGGCCTGCGTGCCATCGGCCGTGCGGCACTTTCTGCCGGAAGTGCTTCGCCGGTATCACGAGACGTACCCGCGCGTGCTGATCCGCGTGAACGACTCGGGGGCCAGCGACGTGTTGTCGAGCGTGGCCCGCGCCGAGGCGGACTTCGGTCTGAACTATCTGGGTGCGCAGGAAGACAACATCGAATTCGCGCCGATCCTCAAAGAACCGTTCGTGCTGGCCTGCCGGGCCGATCATCCGTTGGCGGCGCGCAAGCGTGTGAAATGGTCCGAACTGAAAGACCACGACTATCTGTCGGTGGCGAAGGCCAGCGGCAATCGGTTCGTGCTCGATCTGGCACTCGCCGAAACGCCCGACCTGCCGCGCTCGTTTTGCGAGGTGCGCCATGTCATGAGCGTCGTGAGTCTGGTGGAAGCGGGCCTCGGCATCGCCGCCGTGCCACGGCTTGCGATGCCGCCGGGTGCGCACCCAGTGCTGAGAAGCGTGCCGTTGGTGGAGCCGGCGGTCACCCGCACGATGGGGCTGATTCGCCGCCGGGGTCTGGTGCTCTCAAGCGCCGCGCAGCATCTTTACGACACTATTCTGGCGTTCGCCGAAGGCAAGGACTGA
- a CDS encoding GFA family protein — MTTTPHTLSVTCQCGSVTMRLRGEPAARANCHCNACRDFYGAPVLAATAWSPDQLSMEGATKVFAHPTRSLTRRFCPQCGETLHGTNRLDMYVVPNALLARAHDGQLPAALRPTMHLFYRHRLFDVRDDLPKYLDGWDGPVHDE, encoded by the coding sequence ATGACAACCACCCCCCACACCCTATCCGTGACCTGCCAATGCGGTAGCGTCACGATGCGCTTGCGCGGCGAGCCTGCCGCCCGCGCCAACTGCCACTGCAATGCCTGCCGCGACTTTTACGGCGCACCGGTATTGGCGGCGACCGCGTGGTCGCCGGACCAACTGAGTATGGAGGGTGCCACGAAGGTCTTTGCCCATCCGACCCGCAGCCTCACGCGACGCTTCTGCCCGCAATGCGGCGAGACGTTGCATGGCACCAATCGGCTGGACATGTACGTTGTCCCCAACGCGCTGCTCGCGCGGGCACACGACGGCCAACTGCCCGCCGCCCTGCGCCCCACGATGCATCTGTTCTACCGCCACCGGCTATTCGACGTGCGCGACGACCTGCCGAAGTATCTCGACGGTTGGGACGGTCCCGTGCACGACGAATGA
- a CDS encoding NAD(P)H-dependent oxidoreductase, which translates to MNVLIVYAHPEPRSLNGALRDFAVQRLEAAGHQVQVSDLYAMQWKATVDAQDSLVYEADAPFNPSLDSKQAFESGQQSPDIAREQAKLRWADTVILQFPLWWFSMPAIMKGWIDRVYAYGFAYGVGEHSDARWGLRYGEGSMAGKRAMLVVTTGGWDSHYSPRGINGPIDDVLFPIQHGMLFYPGFDVLPPHVMYRTGRTDEARFDQMTRQLGERLDTLATTPPIAFRRQNHGQYEIPALTLKDDIAPGKTGFAAHVD; encoded by the coding sequence ATGAATGTCCTGATCGTCTATGCGCACCCGGAGCCGCGCTCCCTGAACGGCGCGCTGCGCGACTTTGCCGTGCAACGGCTCGAAGCGGCCGGACACCAGGTGCAGGTCTCGGATCTGTACGCCATGCAGTGGAAGGCGACCGTCGATGCGCAAGACTCGCTCGTGTACGAGGCCGACGCACCGTTCAACCCGTCGCTCGACTCGAAGCAAGCCTTTGAAAGCGGCCAGCAGAGTCCCGACATTGCGCGCGAACAGGCAAAGCTGCGCTGGGCCGACACGGTGATTCTGCAATTCCCACTGTGGTGGTTCTCGATGCCCGCGATCATGAAGGGCTGGATCGATCGCGTGTATGCCTACGGCTTCGCCTATGGCGTCGGCGAACACTCCGACGCGCGCTGGGGACTGCGTTACGGTGAAGGGTCGATGGCCGGCAAGCGCGCGATGCTCGTCGTGACGACCGGTGGCTGGGATTCGCATTACAGCCCGCGCGGCATCAATGGCCCGATTGACGATGTGCTGTTCCCGATTCAGCACGGCATGCTGTTCTACCCGGGTTTCGATGTGCTGCCGCCGCACGTGATGTACCGCACGGGCCGCACGGATGAGGCGCGTTTCGATCAGATGACCCGCCAATTGGGCGAACGTCTCGACACGCTGGCGACGACGCCGCCGATTGCGTTCCGCCGTCAGAACCATGGGCAGTACGAGATTCCGGCGCTCACGCTCAAGGACGATATCGCCCCCGGCAAGACGGGCTTCGCGGCCCACGTCGACTGA
- a CDS encoding CPBP family intramembrane glutamic endopeptidase, which yields MIQRYWSGCMTCVTWVTRLPSVPLMFVALLLTYMAAVPVILVTLAMPELSLAGPGLGSRGAGAMILLGCLIAPLLETAVFQWACIRLLNRFKCPTGITIAISAALFALAHTYSAVYVLMTFVVGLVLAGTFVIEDQRGGRPFLVTMAVHMMRNAITTVYFLYFATPG from the coding sequence ATGATCCAGCGCTATTGGTCCGGCTGCATGACGTGCGTCACTTGGGTCACCCGGCTGCCGTCGGTCCCGCTGATGTTCGTTGCGCTCCTGCTGACCTACATGGCAGCGGTGCCGGTCATTCTCGTCACGCTGGCGATGCCTGAGCTTTCGCTCGCCGGGCCGGGGCTCGGCAGCCGTGGCGCGGGGGCGATGATTTTGTTGGGCTGCCTGATCGCGCCACTGCTCGAGACGGCCGTCTTCCAGTGGGCGTGCATCCGGTTGCTCAACCGGTTCAAATGCCCGACGGGCATCACGATTGCCATCTCCGCAGCGCTCTTCGCACTGGCCCACACCTACAGCGCCGTCTATGTGCTGATGACCTTTGTCGTCGGACTCGTGCTGGCCGGCACCTTCGTCATCGAAGACCAACGAGGCGGCCGCCCGTTTCTGGTGACCATGGCGGTGCATATGATGCGAAACGCCATCACCACCGTGTACTTCCTGTACTTCGCTACGCCGGGATAG
- a CDS encoding MFS transporter, with product MSSAQLSNASPSDTRPQPELSARLILLLAAGAGLTVASLYYAQPMLGIMTDDIHAANTTVGWVPTLTQLGYALGILLLVPLGDRFDRRRIVLIKGAALSLALLLAAVAPGIGTLLFASLAIGLTATMAQDIVPAAAALAPESIRGRVVGTVMTGLLLGILLSRVISGFVAQNFGWRAMYVVAAISVAGFGVVAWRGLPSFHPTTQMTYRQLLGSVIGLWRKHPALRRAALAQGLLSVAFSAFWSTLAVMLHEAPFHLGAAAAGAFGLAGAAGALGAPLAGRIADRKGPQVVTRLGAALVAVSFAAMLFAPLLSAHAQLWLIGLAAIGFDLGVQVALVSHQTIVYGIEPPARSRLNAVLFVGVFIGMSVGAALGAQALSLWGWTGVASLATLAALGALAVRMWPGTVIAD from the coding sequence ATGAGTTCCGCCCAGCTTTCCAATGCCAGTCCCTCAGACACCCGGCCTCAGCCGGAACTGTCGGCGCGACTGATTCTGCTACTTGCCGCCGGCGCCGGTCTGACGGTGGCCTCGCTGTACTACGCCCAGCCGATGCTGGGCATCATGACCGACGACATTCACGCCGCCAACACGACCGTTGGCTGGGTGCCCACGCTCACGCAACTCGGCTACGCGCTCGGCATCTTGCTGTTAGTACCGCTCGGCGACCGGTTCGACCGCCGCCGCATCGTCTTGATCAAGGGCGCTGCCCTATCGCTGGCACTGCTACTCGCCGCCGTGGCACCAGGCATCGGCACGCTGCTGTTTGCGAGCCTCGCCATCGGGCTGACGGCCACCATGGCGCAGGACATCGTGCCGGCCGCCGCCGCACTCGCCCCTGAGTCGATTCGCGGACGTGTGGTCGGCACGGTCATGACCGGCTTGCTGCTGGGCATTCTGCTCTCGCGGGTGATTTCGGGATTCGTCGCGCAGAACTTCGGCTGGCGGGCGATGTATGTCGTCGCCGCCATCAGCGTGGCGGGCTTTGGTGTGGTGGCTTGGCGCGGTCTGCCGTCATTCCATCCGACCACGCAGATGACCTATCGCCAACTGCTCGGCTCGGTCATCGGCCTGTGGCGCAAGCACCCTGCGTTGCGCCGTGCGGCGCTCGCGCAGGGGTTGCTCTCGGTCGCCTTCAGCGCCTTCTGGTCGACGCTGGCGGTCATGCTTCACGAAGCCCCCTTCCATCTGGGCGCCGCAGCCGCCGGGGCGTTTGGTCTGGCCGGTGCGGCAGGCGCACTGGGTGCGCCGCTCGCCGGACGCATTGCCGATCGCAAGGGGCCGCAGGTGGTCACGCGTCTCGGTGCGGCGCTGGTGGCCGTGTCGTTTGCGGCGATGCTTTTTGCCCCGTTGCTCAGTGCTCATGCGCAGTTGTGGCTGATCGGGCTGGCCGCCATCGGCTTCGATCTCGGAGTGCAGGTGGCGCTGGTCTCGCATCAGACCATCGTGTACGGGATCGAGCCGCCCGCTCGCAGCCGCTTGAATGCCGTGCTGTTCGTCGGCGTGTTCATCGGCATGTCGGTCGGGGCCGCACTCGGTGCGCAAGCGTTGTCGCTGTGGGGCTGGACGGGCGTGGCATCGCTCGCGACGCTCGCCGCACTCGGTGCGCTGGCCGTACGCATGTGGCCGGGCACGGTGATCGCCGATTAA
- a CDS encoding glyoxalase superfamily protein: protein MRTYLDAKIMAKSLRERLSREGIDISHAQALESVAAQFGFADWNVLAAKLASASGADGIVFNTVAPIHRIFDEAKAREFYVDFLGFRLDWEHRFADGMPLYCQVSRAGMTLHLSGHFGDASPGATTFVFMHGVTAYQQDLSAKRYPNMNPGIEALDWGKQMTVTDPFNNRIRFCESNG, encoded by the coding sequence ATGCGAACCTATCTCGACGCCAAAATCATGGCTAAATCCCTGCGCGAGCGTCTTTCGCGCGAGGGCATCGATATCTCCCACGCGCAGGCACTTGAATCCGTCGCCGCCCAGTTCGGCTTTGCGGACTGGAACGTGCTCGCCGCGAAACTCGCCTCGGCCTCTGGCGCCGACGGCATCGTCTTCAACACCGTTGCCCCGATTCACCGAATCTTCGACGAAGCGAAAGCGCGCGAATTCTACGTCGACTTTCTCGGCTTCCGGCTCGATTGGGAGCACCGCTTTGCCGATGGCATGCCGCTCTACTGTCAGGTCTCGCGTGCAGGCATGACGCTGCATCTATCGGGCCACTTCGGCGATGCCAGCCCGGGGGCCACGACGTTCGTGTTCATGCATGGCGTCACGGCCTATCAGCAAGACCTGTCGGCCAAACGCTACCCGAACATGAATCCCGGCATCGAAGCGCTCGACTGGGGCAAGCAGATGACGGTCACGGATCCGTTCAATAACCGCATCCGCTTCTGCGAGTCGAACGGCTAA
- a CDS encoding LysR family transcriptional regulator, with the protein MVNLRSIDLNLLVTLDVLLDEQNVTRAAQRLHFSQPAVSVHLAKLRELLGDPLLLPGPRGMRPTVRAEALREPLRDALAALSKAVAPADPFDPARADHTWRIAATDYTESTVILPMLPGLRAVAPHTRLALIEMTPALMAKQAEQGDIDLAFHTTDGSPDGLRRRKLFTERYVLVGRRDHPKLRRRPTLKQFCALEHVMVSQSGGFQAGTDEVLAALGHARRVVLSVPHFLVARAAIATSDLVAMAPERLVRDDPALQIVAAPVEVPGFEISMLWHERVHRDPAHQWLRERIANAV; encoded by the coding sequence ATGGTTAATTTGCGAAGCATCGATCTGAATCTGCTCGTCACCCTCGACGTGTTGCTGGACGAGCAGAACGTGACGCGCGCGGCGCAACGGCTGCACTTTTCGCAGCCGGCGGTGAGCGTGCATCTGGCGAAGTTGCGCGAGCTACTGGGCGACCCGTTGTTGTTGCCCGGCCCGCGTGGCATGCGCCCGACGGTGCGAGCCGAAGCGCTGCGCGAACCACTGCGCGACGCGCTGGCAGCGCTGTCGAAGGCGGTGGCGCCCGCCGACCCGTTCGATCCGGCGCGCGCCGATCACACATGGCGTATTGCTGCGACCGACTACACCGAGTCGACGGTGATCTTGCCGATGCTGCCCGGCTTGCGCGCCGTGGCGCCGCACACGCGTCTCGCGCTGATTGAGATGACGCCCGCGCTGATGGCGAAGCAGGCGGAGCAGGGCGATATCGATCTGGCGTTTCACACGACGGACGGCTCGCCGGACGGGCTGCGCCGTCGCAAGCTATTCACCGAGCGCTACGTACTGGTGGGGCGTCGCGATCATCCGAAGTTGCGCCGTCGCCCGACACTCAAGCAGTTCTGCGCGCTGGAGCATGTGATGGTGTCGCAGAGCGGTGGCTTTCAGGCGGGGACGGACGAGGTGCTGGCCGCGCTCGGTCATGCGCGTCGCGTGGTGTTATCTGTGCCGCACTTTCTCGTGGCGCGCGCCGCGATTGCGACGTCGGATCTCGTGGCCATGGCGCCCGAGCGACTGGTGCGCGACGACCCCGCGCTGCAAATCGTAGCCGCCCCGGTCGAGGTACCGGGGTTCGAGATATCCATGCTGTGGCACGAACGCGTGCACCGGGACCCCGCACATCAATGGCTGCGGGAGCGTATTGCGAATGCGGTGTAG
- the zapE gene encoding cell division protein ZapE — MIDAARVMQALAERHVVPDSRQRDALAALTALGTPASAVDGVYCYGLPGRGKSLVVDTAFSVAAGEKRRVHFHEFLRDMHRQLVREPKCDDRLAAVAHRWLTGVALLCFDEFHVHDIADAFLIGRFLEIALARGVKLVLTSNYAPQDLLPDPEYHARFEATIAVIVQRFTIVHFDGATDYRMGGEAATLSRWIAPLDVANGVLPQHFAQLEGAPPGAATEVSLAGRALAACSSGEHVLWANFDDLCVAHRSHLDYLALAEHWQSLIVDALHVERLRRPDTLQRFLWLVDICYDRQRTLIIASDAPLIPALDAMRDWRDLSRTISRLAEMGSLDYERRTLTRPR; from the coding sequence ATGATCGACGCCGCGCGCGTAATGCAAGCGCTGGCCGAGCGCCACGTTGTTCCCGATAGCCGTCAGCGCGATGCCCTCGCGGCCCTCACTGCCCTTGGCACGCCCGCCAGCGCCGTCGACGGCGTGTATTGCTACGGCCTGCCCGGACGCGGCAAGAGTCTGGTGGTGGACACAGCATTCAGCGTGGCCGCTGGTGAAAAGCGCCGGGTGCACTTCCACGAATTTCTGCGCGACATGCATCGTCAACTGGTGCGCGAACCCAAGTGCGACGACCGGCTTGCCGCTGTCGCCCATCGCTGGCTCACCGGCGTGGCGTTGCTGTGCTTCGATGAATTCCACGTGCACGACATTGCCGACGCGTTTCTGATCGGCCGCTTCCTCGAAATCGCGCTCGCCCGTGGCGTGAAACTGGTGCTGACGTCGAACTACGCGCCACAGGACTTGCTGCCCGATCCGGAATATCACGCACGGTTCGAGGCGACCATCGCGGTCATCGTTCAGCGCTTTACCATCGTGCATTTCGACGGCGCAACGGATTACCGGATGGGTGGCGAGGCCGCGACGCTCTCGCGCTGGATTGCGCCGCTCGACGTGGCGAACGGCGTGCTGCCGCAGCATTTTGCGCAGCTCGAAGGCGCGCCGCCGGGCGCGGCGACGGAGGTTTCGCTGGCAGGCCGCGCGTTAGCGGCATGCAGTTCGGGAGAGCATGTCTTGTGGGCGAATTTCGACGACTTGTGCGTCGCGCATCGCTCGCATCTGGACTATCTGGCGCTGGCGGAGCACTGGCAATCGCTGATTGTCGACGCGCTGCACGTCGAGCGACTTCGGCGGCCCGATACCTTGCAGCGATTTCTCTGGCTGGTGGATATCTGCTACGACCGGCAACGCACGCTGATCATCGCCTCGGACGCGCCATTGATTCCCGCGCTCGATGCCATGCGCGACTGGCGCGATCTTTCGCGCACGATCAGTCGGCTGGCCGAGATGGGCTCGCTCGATTACGAGCGCCGTACACTCACTCGCCCTCGCTGA
- a CDS encoding 3D domain-containing protein, with protein sequence MTLRRLIVIALLASPLTAYAGTAQQSDFDFPAPAASATPKKLWATHYYVNTVASVPTGIPLRDAAGNALSDNISPRDWCLSAIEGTVQVAQGNTRRTLNYAGTGTQQVDCAATLKIDARKKPWIKSTGKSYFEVAKGPFGDGVNGYQLVPLRTIAVDSSVIPYGTVVYIAAARGAMVEVDGEKIRHDGYFFAGDAGGGVKGNHVDVFCGATSANCLPGVVASDDKHTFDAVVITDADITRRLRAAHGRTSP encoded by the coding sequence ATGACGCTTCGCCGCCTTATCGTCATTGCGTTGCTCGCATCGCCGTTGACGGCTTACGCGGGCACCGCCCAGCAGTCCGACTTCGATTTTCCGGCGCCCGCCGCCAGCGCCACGCCGAAGAAGCTCTGGGCGACGCATTACTACGTCAACACGGTTGCGAGCGTGCCCACGGGTATCCCGTTGCGTGATGCCGCCGGCAATGCGCTGTCGGACAACATCTCGCCACGCGACTGGTGTCTGAGCGCCATTGAAGGGACCGTTCAGGTCGCGCAAGGCAACACGCGCCGCACGCTGAACTACGCGGGCACGGGCACCCAGCAGGTCGACTGTGCCGCGACGCTCAAGATCGATGCCCGCAAAAAGCCGTGGATCAAGAGCACGGGAAAGAGCTACTTCGAAGTCGCCAAGGGGCCTTTTGGTGACGGCGTGAACGGGTATCAGTTGGTGCCGTTGCGCACCATCGCGGTGGACAGCAGCGTCATTCCGTACGGCACTGTGGTCTATATCGCTGCGGCACGCGGAGCGATGGTCGAGGTCGATGGCGAGAAGATCCGGCACGACGGCTACTTCTTCGCAGGGGACGCCGGTGGCGGTGTGAAGGGCAATCATGTCGACGTGTTCTGCGGCGCGACGTCGGCAAATTGTCTGCCCGGCGTGGTCGCCAGCGACGACAAGCACACGTTCGACGCGGTCGTGATCACCGACGCCGATATCACTCGCCGACTGCGCGCGGCGCACGGACGGACGTCTCCCTGA
- a CDS encoding helix-turn-helix transcriptional regulator codes for MKNDVKELRLARGWSQSDLGTALGVSRQTVNAIENQRYDPSLPLAFAIARVFGLPIEQIFSEGE; via the coding sequence ATGAAAAACGACGTCAAGGAATTGCGCCTCGCGCGCGGCTGGTCGCAGAGCGATTTGGGCACGGCGCTGGGTGTCTCGCGTCAGACCGTCAATGCGATCGAGAACCAGCGCTACGACCCGAGTTTGCCGTTAGCGTTTGCGATCGCACGCGTCTTCGGTCTGCCGATCGAACAAATCTTCAGCGAGGGCGAGTGA
- a CDS encoding arylamine N-acetyltransferase family protein, giving the protein MSDAFDPARYFQRIGYTGPHEATLDVFRRVHALHPLTIPFENLDPLRERPVSVDLPAVVAKLIDGGRGGYCFEQNLIFAKALQHLGFAVTPLIGRVVWGRTFDAEASQTHMLLRVDLDGEAWLADVGFGSVTLTAPLRLHSAEPQATPLETYQFAVADDGEYHLSVQSGDKWLPVYRFVTRPAEWVDYKLGNWFTSTEPESVFRKNLMLCRALPQGRIAVLNTRLTERGMRGELVSETEITSSAQLEQLVRERFGLNMTDVDVDDLFRRAQAGAALAAG; this is encoded by the coding sequence ATGTCCGATGCTTTCGATCCGGCGCGCTATTTTCAGCGCATCGGCTACACCGGCCCGCATGAAGCCACGCTCGACGTTTTTCGTCGTGTGCACGCGCTGCATCCACTGACCATTCCGTTCGAAAATCTTGACCCGCTGCGCGAGCGGCCGGTCAGCGTCGATCTGCCTGCGGTAGTGGCCAAGCTGATTGATGGCGGCCGTGGCGGTTACTGCTTCGAGCAGAACCTGATTTTTGCGAAGGCACTCCAGCACCTCGGCTTTGCCGTCACGCCGCTGATCGGCCGGGTGGTATGGGGGCGCACGTTCGATGCCGAGGCCTCGCAAACGCACATGTTGCTGCGCGTGGATCTGGATGGCGAAGCGTGGCTCGCAGACGTCGGTTTCGGCTCGGTCACGCTCACTGCGCCGCTGCGTCTGCACTCGGCCGAACCGCAGGCCACACCGCTCGAAACCTATCAATTTGCCGTGGCAGACGACGGCGAGTATCACCTGAGCGTGCAATCGGGCGACAAGTGGCTGCCGGTGTATCGCTTTGTGACGCGGCCGGCGGAGTGGGTCGATTACAAGCTGGGCAACTGGTTCACGTCGACCGAGCCCGAGTCGGTGTTTCGCAAGAATCTGATGCTGTGCCGTGCGCTGCCGCAGGGCCGGATTGCCGTGTTGAACACCCGGCTGACGGAGCGCGGCATGCGCGGCGAGTTGGTCAGCGAGACCGAGATTACGTCGTCGGCACAGCTCGAACAATTGGTGCGGGAACGCTTCGGCCTGAACATGACGGATGTCGACGTCGACGACCTGTTCCGGCGTGCACAAGCCGGTGCGGCGCTCGCCGCTGGCTGA
- a CDS encoding MmgE/PrpD family protein, which yields MNTINRRAALKAGAVVSIAAAQGLVQRSMAAPAPAAASGAGADTGAAGQGVTRTLARYIVTARYEDLPANVRKEGTRTLLNWIGVAVGGSRHETVDRAVAALTPFSGPPQAHLLGRTERFDIMNAAFLNGVASHIFDYDDTHLKTIIHPAGPVTSALLALAEYHPITGRDFLNALVLGVETECRIGNAVYPNHYDVGWHITGTAGVFGAAAAAGKVLGLSEQQMVWALGLAASQPVGLRESFGSMNKSFNPGRAASNGLFAALLAAKDFTSSDGMIEAKRGWANAISTKQDYREITEGLGQRYEAALNTYKPFACGIVIHPAIDAAIQLRNEYKLTADQIAGIELKVNPLVIELTGKKTPRIGLEGKFSVYHSVAVAIIEGAAGERQYSDRAVQDPAVIALRDRVTATIVPSIKPEQVDMTITLKDGRKLHKFIEHAIGSLEVPMTDKQLEAKFLDLVNGILPDAQAHRLIDTCWHVETLGNAADIATLGAIKA from the coding sequence ATGAACACGATCAATCGTCGCGCCGCCCTCAAGGCTGGCGCCGTGGTTTCGATTGCGGCAGCCCAAGGGCTGGTCCAGCGCAGCATGGCCGCCCCGGCACCGGCGGCAGCGTCGGGTGCTGGCGCCGACACGGGCGCAGCGGGGCAGGGCGTGACGCGCACGCTGGCGCGCTACATCGTCACCGCGCGCTACGAAGACCTGCCCGCGAACGTGCGCAAGGAAGGCACGCGCACGTTGTTGAACTGGATCGGCGTGGCTGTCGGCGGCTCGCGTCACGAGACGGTCGATCGGGCTGTCGCCGCGCTCACGCCGTTCTCCGGGCCGCCGCAAGCGCATCTGCTGGGCCGTACGGAACGCTTCGACATCATGAACGCTGCGTTCCTGAACGGGGTGGCGAGCCACATCTTCGACTACGACGACACCCATCTCAAGACCATCATTCACCCGGCGGGTCCGGTCACGTCGGCGTTGCTCGCCTTGGCGGAATACCACCCGATCACGGGCCGCGACTTTCTCAATGCGCTGGTGCTTGGCGTCGAAACTGAATGCCGCATTGGCAACGCCGTCTACCCGAATCACTACGACGTGGGCTGGCATATTACCGGCACTGCCGGGGTATTCGGTGCGGCAGCGGCGGCGGGCAAGGTGCTGGGGTTGAGCGAGCAGCAGATGGTCTGGGCGCTGGGGCTGGCGGCGTCGCAGCCGGTCGGGCTGCGCGAGTCGTTCGGGTCGATGAACAAGAGTTTCAATCCCGGGCGTGCGGCCAGCAACGGGCTGTTCGCAGCATTGCTGGCGGCGAAGGACTTCACCAGCTCGGACGGCATGATCGAAGCCAAGCGCGGCTGGGCCAACGCCATCAGCACCAAGCAGGACTACCGCGAGATCACTGAAGGGTTGGGCCAGCGCTACGAAGCGGCGCTCAACACGTATAAGCCGTTTGCGTGCGGCATCGTGATCCATCCGGCCATCGATGCGGCGATTCAGTTGCGCAATGAATACAAGCTGACGGCAGACCAGATTGCAGGCATCGAGTTGAAGGTCAACCCGCTGGTGATCGAGCTGACCGGCAAGAAGACGCCGCGCATCGGGCTGGAAGGCAAATTCAGCGTGTATCACTCGGTGGCCGTGGCGATCATCGAGGGCGCGGCGGGCGAGCGTCAGTACAGCGACCGCGCGGTGCAGGACCCAGCAGTGATTGCGCTGCGCGACCGCGTGACGGCGACCATCGTGCCGTCGATCAAGCCGGAACAGGTCGACATGACGATCACGTTGAAAGACGGCCGCAAGCTGCATAAATTCATCGAGCACGCCATCGGCAGTCTGGAAGTGCCGATGACCGACAAGCAACTCGAAGCCAAATTTCTCGATCTGGTGAACGGCATCCTGCCGGACGCGCAGGCGCATCGCCTGATCGACACCTGCTGGCACGTGGAGACGCTTGGTAACGCGGCGGATATCGCCACGCTGGGCGCGATCAAGGCCTGA
- a CDS encoding LysE family translocator, which yields MQLSTLAIYATAALIGGLIPGPTTLLALANGISGNWRVVLVGMCGAALSDIVIVAAVGAGLGALLSASATLFATVKWVGVLYLVWLAVQLWRSHPKDLSQVRIKADMSARRVFLRSFGVTLTNPKILLFLSAFLPQFVNTSMPQVPQYAVLAVVFALVDIVVMTLYATGGVQAARLMTARGLKRLNRVCAVVMFSLAGGLALYRKSGN from the coding sequence ATGCAACTTTCCACGCTTGCGATTTATGCCACCGCCGCGCTCATCGGCGGCCTGATTCCCGGTCCGACCACGTTGCTGGCACTGGCCAACGGCATCTCCGGTAACTGGCGGGTTGTGCTGGTCGGGATGTGCGGCGCAGCACTCTCCGACATCGTCATCGTCGCAGCGGTCGGTGCCGGGCTGGGCGCATTGCTGTCGGCATCGGCCACGCTCTTTGCGACGGTGAAATGGGTCGGCGTGCTCTATCTCGTGTGGCTGGCCGTACAGTTGTGGCGCAGCCATCCGAAGGATCTGAGTCAGGTGCGCATCAAGGCGGACATGAGTGCGCGCCGGGTGTTTCTGCGCAGCTTCGGCGTGACGCTCACCAACCCGAAGATTTTGTTGTTCCTGTCGGCTTTCCTGCCGCAGTTCGTCAACACGTCGATGCCGCAGGTGCCGCAGTACGCCGTGCTTGCGGTGGTGTTTGCGCTGGTCGATATCGTCGTGATGACGTTGTACGCGACCGGTGGCGTGCAGGCGGCGCGTCTGATGACGGCACGCGGCCTGAAACGCCTGAACCGCGTGTGTGCCGTCGTGATGTTTTCCCTCGCAGGCGGGCTGGCGTTGTACCGAAAATCCGGGAATTGA